ACGTCGAGGACCTCCAGACCGGACTCCAGTCCTCGCTCCAGGGTGATTCGCTCGTGGGGAGTACCTCCCCGTCAGTGTTCGTGGGCCGCTCGTCGTATCCGAACGTGAGCACCGGGATTCTCGCGCCGGTCGGCCAGGAGGACACCGCGGCCGAGTTTGCCACCAGCGGCGAGTGGTACCAGCGAGGACTGGACATCGAGAACGTCCTGCAGTACCGCACCGGCTTGCTCAACTCCCGGCGTTCGGCCAAGGTGGACGTCGAGGACGTCTGGGACGGCTTTGTGGGCACCCAGCGGGAGGTCGCCATCGCTGATCGCCCGGTCGACGTCGAAATCGGGCTCCGGGACACCCCGGAGATCGACCTGGACCGGTATCGCAACCCGCAGGCCAACGCGCCGAGCGGTCCGAGCGCGACTGCCGACCGGGCGGAGTTGGGTGAAAATCCGCACGTGCCCCGGCAGGTCAAAAAGACCCTGGAGGACGACGACTGGCGGGCCGAGGGTGCGATGACCTACCTCTATCGCCGTGGCTTTGACGTGTACGACATCAATCAGGTGCTCTCGGTGGGCGCACTCGGCCAGTCGCAGAACCGACGGCTCGTGCCCACCCGTTGGTCGATCACGGCCGTCGACGACACCGTCTCGAAGTTCCTGCGGGGGTCGATCCGGAACGCGCCGTCGATCGACCAGGTGCAGGTATTCGTCAACGAGTACATCGGCAACCGGTACTGGGTCGTGCTGGCCCCCGGCTCCTGGGAGTTCGAACTCGTGGAGATGAAAGCCCCGGGCAGCATCTGGAACCCGGAGCCGACCGGCGAGATCTTCATGTCGAGTGCCTACGAGAACTACGAGGGCCGCTCGGGCTACGTGGAGGAGACCGCCGGGGCGTACTACGCCGCCCGTCTGGGCGTGCTCGAATACCTGGAATCGATCGGGCGGCAGGCCAAAGCGCTGGTGCTCCGGGAGGTGTCGGACGATTACTGGGCTCCAGTCGGGGTCTGGCAGGTCAGAGAGAGCGTGCGCAACGCCTTTGAGGAGGGGCCAAAGCCCGATCTGGCGGGCGAACCCGGCGTCGCCGAGACCTTCGAGTCGGCGATCGGACAGACCGTCCCCCACCTGCCGGTCTCGCTGGGTGCGCTTCGCCGGAAGTCAGAACTCGTCGCGGGCCGGCAGGCCGGCCTGGCGGACTTCCAGGCGTAGTGCCGGGGCCAGAAGGATTAATCGGGTTCCGCTCCCAGGTCGGGTATGAG
This region of Halodesulfurarchaeum sp. HSR-GB genomic DNA includes:
- the nreA gene encoding DNA repair protein NreA; translation: MRLDEYIEGFQPDESARRRRLAEEKSYEIIDYVEDLQTGLQSSLQGDSLVGSTSPSVFVGRSSYPNVSTGILAPVGQEDTAAEFATSGEWYQRGLDIENVLQYRTGLLNSRRSAKVDVEDVWDGFVGTQREVAIADRPVDVEIGLRDTPEIDLDRYRNPQANAPSGPSATADRAELGENPHVPRQVKKTLEDDDWRAEGAMTYLYRRGFDVYDINQVLSVGALGQSQNRRLVPTRWSITAVDDTVSKFLRGSIRNAPSIDQVQVFVNEYIGNRYWVVLAPGSWEFELVEMKAPGSIWNPEPTGEIFMSSAYENYEGRSGYVEETAGAYYAARLGVLEYLESIGRQAKALVLREVSDDYWAPVGVWQVRESVRNAFEEGPKPDLAGEPGVAETFESAIGQTVPHLPVSLGALRRKSELVAGRQAGLADFQA